The following coding sequences lie in one Maylandia zebra isolate NMK-2024a linkage group LG14, Mzebra_GT3a, whole genome shotgun sequence genomic window:
- the LOC111500370 gene encoding uncharacterized protein LOC111500370 isoform X1: MDQKSEVCAADTGTEPYAPALRETHPRQRHSSPGEQEQQRRLGTFSASAKKIKNGSKLINCDSFTMSDYLVGVAGPNSIGISSLKSLFDQTNISDEVIDGLIYLQCENFPHIYPIPSQITGKILDGSTRAQSAYFLKKNIFQMYEKLIGACLENGSHWTLFFCDIPKRTIVYMNSFGESEVRKSAVLKNWSSFASARGCAGEWTLSHVSHPHQQDGNSCGVHVIMVLKTIALTYISCTKGLGLCMGFPMPPECTIGVHVRNFSSETNGSQTTDSVCVHKTHLCFCFVPSISAGDRKRLNRVIRRASSVLGCPLDPVEVMSDRRTAAKLSSLMDNISHPMQQTVTALSSSFSGRLRHPRCGTERFRRSFLPTAVRLHNKDFN, translated from the exons CGGAAGTGTGTGCTGCAGACACGGGAACCGAACCATATGCTCCGGCGCTGCGCGAAACACACCCGCGGCAGAGGCACTCCTCCCCGggggagcaggagcagcagcgccGCCTGGGGACATTTTCGgcttctgcaaaaaaaattaaaaacggATCGAAATTAAT AAACTGTGACTCCTTCACAATGTCAG ATTACCTTGTGGGAGTAGCTGGACCAAACTCTATTGGTATTTCAAGTTTGAAATCCCTGTTTGACCAGACTAACATTTCAGATGAG gTAATAGATGGCCTAATCTATTTGCAGTGTGAG AATTTCCCTCACATTTATCCAATACCAAGCCAAATCACTGGAAAAATTTTGGATGGGTCCACAAGAGCACAAAGTGCATACTTTTTGAAG aaAAACATCTTTCAGATGTATGAGAAATTGATTGGAGCCTGTCTGGAAAACGGCAGCCACTGGACCTTGTTT TTTTGTGACATACCCAAGAGGACCATAGTCTATATGAATTCATTTGGCGAGTCGGAGGTCAGAAAAAGTGCGGTGTTGAAAAACTGGAG CTCATTTGCTTCAGCAAGAGGCTGCGCTGGAGAGTGGACCTTGTCACATGTGAGCCACCCACATCAACAGGATGGGAACTCATGTGGAGTGCATGTCATAATGGTACTGAAAACTATAGCTTTAACCTATATAAGTTGTACAAAAGGGTTAGGGTTGTGTATGGGATTTCCTATGCCCCCTGAATGCACCATCGGGGTGCATGTCCGCAACTTTAGTTCAGAGACAAACGGCAGCCAAACAACGGACAGTGTGTGCGTTCATAAGACC catctctgcttttgttttgtccccagcatctctgctggggacaggaagagactgaacagggtgatccgaagggccagctctgttctaggatgccctctggacccagtggaggtgatgagtgacaggagaacggcggctaagctgtcatccctgatggacaacatctcccaccccatgcagcagactgtgacagcactgagcagctccttcagtgggagactgcggcacccacggtgtgggacggagagatttcgcaggtctttcctccccactgctgtcagactccataataaagactttaactga
- the LOC111500370 gene encoding uncharacterized protein LOC111500370 isoform X2, giving the protein MSDYLVGVAGPNSIGISSLKSLFDQTNISDEVIDGLIYLQCENFPHIYPIPSQITGKILDGSTRAQSAYFLKKNIFQMYEKLIGACLENGSHWTLFFCDIPKRTIVYMNSFGESEVRKSAVLKNWSSFASARGCAGEWTLSHVSHPHQQDGNSCGVHVIMVLKTIALTYISCTKGLGLCMGFPMPPECTIGVHVRNFSSETNGSQTTDSVCVHKTHLCFCFVPSISAGDRKRLNRVIRRASSVLGCPLDPVEVMSDRRTAAKLSSLMDNISHPMQQTVTALSSSFSGRLRHPRCGTERFRRSFLPTAVRLHNKDFN; this is encoded by the exons ATGTCAG ATTACCTTGTGGGAGTAGCTGGACCAAACTCTATTGGTATTTCAAGTTTGAAATCCCTGTTTGACCAGACTAACATTTCAGATGAG gTAATAGATGGCCTAATCTATTTGCAGTGTGAG AATTTCCCTCACATTTATCCAATACCAAGCCAAATCACTGGAAAAATTTTGGATGGGTCCACAAGAGCACAAAGTGCATACTTTTTGAAG aaAAACATCTTTCAGATGTATGAGAAATTGATTGGAGCCTGTCTGGAAAACGGCAGCCACTGGACCTTGTTT TTTTGTGACATACCCAAGAGGACCATAGTCTATATGAATTCATTTGGCGAGTCGGAGGTCAGAAAAAGTGCGGTGTTGAAAAACTGGAG CTCATTTGCTTCAGCAAGAGGCTGCGCTGGAGAGTGGACCTTGTCACATGTGAGCCACCCACATCAACAGGATGGGAACTCATGTGGAGTGCATGTCATAATGGTACTGAAAACTATAGCTTTAACCTATATAAGTTGTACAAAAGGGTTAGGGTTGTGTATGGGATTTCCTATGCCCCCTGAATGCACCATCGGGGTGCATGTCCGCAACTTTAGTTCAGAGACAAACGGCAGCCAAACAACGGACAGTGTGTGCGTTCATAAGACC catctctgcttttgttttgtccccagcatctctgctggggacaggaagagactgaacagggtgatccgaagggccagctctgttctaggatgccctctggacccagtggaggtgatgagtgacaggagaacggcggctaagctgtcatccctgatggacaacatctcccaccccatgcagcagactgtgacagcactgagcagctccttcagtgggagactgcggcacccacggtgtgggacggagagatttcgcaggtctttcctccccactgctgtcagactccataataaagactttaactga
- the LOC112435912 gene encoding uncharacterized protein LOC112435912: MVDKDFAEINALQKVFPESAILLCWYHVLQAVNRWLSKSESGVHGLSNTQKRNEIISFFCKLKACTSEDDFKATSAEFCQTFKQYPLVCQYFQKHWEGIGHMWCDYGRRFSHARSETNNVIERFFHRLKYQFLSGYKNRRLDDLIEVLLGKADDYFSVIKTLQDVGRMKNRFADTLSQVSDSASRLMESGWALKITVKNSHGVNAYQVPSESREDMVYDVCPVESYCNCTYGLRGLLCKHLVLLAKLAEADNDIYPNMETDLGKNCSERKALLCTL; this comes from the exons ATGGTTGACAAAGACTTTGCGGAAATAAATGCTTTGCAAAAGGTTTTTCCAGAGTCAGCTATCCTTCTATGCTGGTACCATGTCTTGCAG GCTGTTAATCGATGGCTTTCAAAATCAGAGTCCGGGGTCCATGGGCTTTCTAACAcccaaaagagaaatgaaatcatttctttcttttgtaagCTGAAAGCTTGCACATCT GAGGACGACTTTAAAGCCACATCAGCAGAGTTCTGCCAGACATTTAAGCAATACCCTTTGGTGTGCCAGTATTTTCAGAAGCACTGGGAAGGCATTGGCCACATGTGGTGTGACTACGGCCGTCGCTTCAGTCACGCTCGTTCTGAAACAAACAATGTGATTGAAAG atttttccacCGCCTGAAATACCAGTTTTTATCTGGCTACAAGAATAGGCGTCTGGATGATCTGATTGAAGTGCTCCTAGGGAAGGCCGACGACTACTTCTCAGTCATAAAAACCCTGCAAGATGTGGGCCGCATGAAAAACAGGTTTGCTGACACCTTGTCTCAAGTTTCAGACTCTGCTTCAAGACTGATGGAAAGTGGTTGGGCTCTTAAAATTACAGTCAAGAACAGCCATGGAGTTAATGCATATCAAGTCCCATCTGAGTCAAGAGAAGACATGGTGTATGACGTCTGCCCTGTTGAGTCCTACTGCAACTGTACATATGGCTTACGAGGACTTCTTTGCAAGCATCTAGTGTTACTTGCAAAATTAGCAGAGGCTGACAATGACATCTATCCAAACATGGAAACAGACCTTGGCAAGAATTGCAGTGAAAGAAAGGCATTACTTTGTACACTGTGA